Genomic window (Oscillospiraceae bacterium):
GTATTACAAAATTTGATATATCGGTATGCGAGATATTTTTCAACTGTTTTTCCGAATTGGAAATGTCGTTTGTGAAAGAGTTAAAAAGCATTGCCGACTGTCACGGAGTAAAAGTAGCTTCGGTCCACCCTTTTCTTTCGGGACTGGAATCATTTTTGTTTTTTTCGCCGTACGACAGACGCTTTGGAGACGGATTGGATATTTACAAGAAGATGTTTGAAGCGGCACAGTATCTTGGCACCCGTTATTTTGTGCTCCACGGCGCTTATCCCGCCTCTTTTTGCGGGATGGATGAATATGTCCGGCGTTACAATATGATTTCGGACGCAGCCTTACAGTACGGAATAATCCTTACCCACGAAAACGTTTCACGCACAGTAACCGCCGACGCCGATTTCATAAGCCATATGAACGTTGCCTGCAATAGCAGTATCAACTACACCTTTGATTTAAAGCAGTGTATCCGCGCCGAAAACGACCCTCTACGCATGATTGAAGCGATGGGAAATAAAATCAAAAACGTTCACATAAATGATTTTGATTTTGCAAAAAAAGAATGCCGCCTGCCTTGTGACGGCAACTGCGACATTCTCTCTGTACTGAAAAAACTTAAAGAAACGGGTTACGACGGAAATCTGATAATCGAGGTGTACAGTGATAACTACTCTAGTGACGACGATATTGTCAATTCAATCTCAAAGCTGAGAGAGCTTATAAAATCCTCGCTTTGAGTCCATCGGCAAAGAATTCGTCAGCTTCAAATGCTACACTGCATTTTGCACCATTAAATTCAAAAATATAATACAGTATGTCATCGGACATAAAATTCTGAGTATAGTTATACGAGGTTTTTATATGTCCGATTTCTTTTTTATGCTCTTTCAGCTCGGCTTTATTGTACACCGCCACTGCTGTAGAAAGATCAAGATTGCATAGTATAGTTTCTCGGTTTCCGCTTTTTTGCACAATGCTAAAGTTCTCGTCGGTAATTATGTATCTGTACTCATATATAAAATATCTGGTAACAGTAAGAATGAAAAGAGCAAGGCAAAGAAACATTCCGGCTTGAAACAGCCATTTGAACGGGAAACCATTGATATTAAGCGCCGCAAAAAGAAGCGCTGTCAAAAACAGAAACAAAATATATATTAATGCTTTCCGAGGTTTTCGCTGAGGAGTGTATATCATTTCACGCATGGTAAAGCTTCTTTGTCTGATACTTGGGCTCATATGTTATATTCACACCAAGCTTCTGAAAAACATTCTCATCCACGCGGGAAAGAATAACGGAAGCGTGCGCATCACAGCAACGAAGCT
Coding sequences:
- a CDS encoding sugar phosphate isomerase/epimerase gives rise to the protein MFDIGISTACFYPMYLEKALERITKFDISVCEIFFNCFSELEMSFVKELKSIADCHGVKVASVHPFLSGLESFLFFSPYDRRFGDGLDIYKKMFEAAQYLGTRYFVLHGAYPASFCGMDEYVRRYNMISDAALQYGIILTHENVSRTVTADADFISHMNVACNSSINYTFDLKQCIRAENDPLRMIEAMGNKIKNVHINDFDFAKKECRLPCDGNCDILSVLKKLKETGYDGNLIIEVYSDNYSSDDDIVNSISKLRELIKSSL